A stretch of the Mesorhizobium sp. Pch-S genome encodes the following:
- a CDS encoding efflux RND transporter periplasmic adaptor subunit — protein sequence MDQTVKQPGAEEASAIRASLNLDVAGARRQRRRGWIYAVLALLVIAAALGGWRWYAGTPARIDYTTQAASRADLTVQVSATGTLQPLTQVDISSELSGIVRTVAVEENQQVKKGDVLAALDTTKLEVQIERATASAKAAAAAVETAQVTLRESEQSLSRTSELTKRGMATQQALDTAQAARDRAKAALDSAEASLAIANADLKAQQTDLAKSTIYAPIDGIVLTRSGIPARPSPPRCRRPSCSSLPPT from the coding sequence GTGGACCAGACTGTCAAGCAGCCAGGGGCGGAGGAAGCTTCCGCCATCAGGGCGTCCCTCAACCTCGATGTAGCCGGTGCCAGGCGCCAGCGCCGGCGCGGCTGGATTTATGCGGTTCTGGCCTTGCTTGTCATCGCGGCGGCCCTTGGCGGCTGGCGCTGGTATGCAGGCACGCCTGCCCGCATCGACTACACCACGCAGGCGGCATCGCGCGCGGATCTGACTGTCCAGGTCTCGGCCACCGGCACCTTGCAGCCCCTCACCCAGGTCGACATTTCCTCAGAGCTTTCGGGTATCGTGCGTACCGTTGCCGTCGAGGAAAACCAGCAGGTCAAAAAGGGGGACGTGCTGGCTGCGCTCGACACCACCAAGCTGGAAGTCCAGATCGAACGGGCCACAGCCTCGGCCAAAGCGGCAGCGGCCGCTGTCGAAACGGCACAGGTCACACTGCGTGAAAGCGAACAGAGCCTGTCCCGTACCTCCGAGCTGACAAAGCGCGGCATGGCCACCCAGCAGGCGCTGGACACCGCGCAGGCGGCGCGCGACCGCGCCAAGGCTGCGCTTGACAGCGCCGAAGCCAGCCTCGCCATCGCCAACGCCGACCTGAAGGCCCAGCAGACCGATCTCGCCAAGAGCACCATCTATGCACCGATCGACGGCATCGTGCTTACCCGTTCGGGGATCCCGGCCAGACCGTCGCCTCCTCGCTGCAGGCGCCCGTCCTGTTCGTCATTGCCGCCGACCTGA